A region of bacterium DNA encodes the following proteins:
- the cofG gene encoding 7,8-didemethyl-8-hydroxy-5-deazariboflavin synthase CofG: protein MTFRTTAPSGPLPAGDAPGRVRSREIAAALDRVADGAALGRDDAVRLLSAEPADVGAICEAARRLRGRGKGTTVSFSPKVFIPLTRLCRDACGYCTFRTTPASDPALYMTAEQVLDVARRGQRLGCTEALFTLGERPEQRFPEARAWLRRRGYRSTLAYLREMAALVLAETTLWPHVNPGTLSESEMTGLRDVSASMGLMLENTSERLCGPGGPHEHAPSKHPRARLHTLETAGRLRVAFTTGLLLGIGETREERADTLLAIRDAHARWGHVQEVIVQNFRAKPATPMSGAPEPDVDDVVRTAAVARLVLGPDMNIQVPPNLTADAYHVYLSAGINDWGGISPLTIDFVNPEARWPEIAALAARTAEAGLTLRPRLPVYPEYLLQRSEYVPAPLRAGLCKAADEEGYVKGGLARHGVTAS, encoded by the coding sequence ATGACCTTCCGCACAACCGCACCCTCCGGACCACTGCCCGCGGGTGACGCGCCCGGTCGGGTCCGTTCGCGGGAGATCGCGGCGGCACTCGACCGCGTCGCCGACGGGGCGGCGCTCGGCCGCGACGACGCGGTCCGCCTGCTCTCGGCTGAGCCCGCGGACGTCGGCGCGATCTGCGAGGCGGCGAGACGCCTCCGCGGCCGCGGCAAGGGCACGACGGTCAGCTTCTCTCCCAAAGTCTTCATTCCGCTGACGCGCCTGTGCCGCGACGCGTGCGGGTACTGTACGTTCCGCACCACACCGGCCTCCGACCCCGCGCTCTACATGACGGCGGAGCAGGTGCTCGACGTCGCACGGCGGGGGCAGCGGCTCGGATGTACGGAGGCGCTGTTCACGCTTGGGGAACGCCCCGAGCAGCGGTTCCCGGAGGCCCGCGCGTGGCTCCGCCGCCGCGGATACCGGAGCACGCTCGCCTACCTCAGGGAGATGGCCGCGCTGGTGCTCGCCGAGACGACACTGTGGCCGCATGTGAATCCCGGGACCCTGTCCGAATCCGAGATGACGGGGCTGCGCGACGTGAGCGCGTCGATGGGCCTCATGCTCGAGAACACGAGCGAGCGGCTGTGCGGCCCGGGCGGGCCGCACGAGCACGCGCCGAGCAAGCATCCGCGGGCACGCCTCCACACGCTCGAGACGGCCGGCCGGCTGCGCGTGGCCTTCACCACGGGCCTGCTGCTCGGGATCGGCGAGACACGGGAGGAGCGCGCGGACACGCTGCTCGCGATCCGCGACGCCCACGCGCGGTGGGGCCACGTGCAGGAAGTGATCGTGCAGAACTTCCGCGCGAAGCCCGCGACACCGATGTCCGGGGCGCCGGAGCCCGACGTGGACGACGTCGTCCGCACAGCGGCGGTCGCGCGGCTGGTGCTGGGCCCCGACATGAACATCCAGGTGCCGCCGAATCTCACCGCGGACGCCTACCACGTGTACCTGTCCGCGGGGATCAACGACTGGGGCGGGATCTCGCCGCTCACGATCGACTTCGTCAACCCGGAGGCCCGGTGGCCCGAGATCGCCGCCCTCGCGGCGCGCACCGCCGAGGCCGGACTGACCCTGCGCCCGCGCCTGCCGGTCTACCCCGAGTACCTGTTGCAGCGCTCCGAGTATGTCCCAGCCCCCCTCCGCGCCGGCCTCTGCAAGGCGGCCGACGAGGAAGGGTATGTGAAAGGGGGCCTCGCCCGCCATGGCGTCACCGCGTCCTGA
- the cofH gene encoding 5-amino-6-(D-ribitylamino)uracil--L-tyrosine 4-hydroxyphenyl transferase CofH, translating to MLASVSTEVARTLDRALSGGDVTAEEAERLLAATGADLTATIAAADHLRRQTVGEVVTYVVNRNINFTNVCIKGCGFCAFSRDYREEEGYFLPEEEILRRAREAWELGATEVCVQAGLAPKMDGDLYIDLARRIKAALPEMHIHGFSPEEVLYGSVRSGRSIREYLVALRDAGVGSLPGTAAEILDDEVRNRIAPGRIRTAQWIEVIRTAHELGIPTTSTMMFGHVETAGDQARHLVLLRDLQRSSGGFTEFVPLSFVHTEAPMWKRGLVRGLRPGPTGVEVFRVHAVARIVLNRAIPNLQVSWVKEGPRVAQLLLGAGANDLGGTLINESISTAAGAGYGQLISPREMRRLVREAGRVPAERLTTYKIHRLFDAADDEAPDPLDLAAADPTRFGSYRQLIKMDTFRYRHPHRAGVEPRETVP from the coding sequence ATGCTCGCCAGCGTGTCCACGGAGGTCGCGCGCACGCTCGACCGCGCGCTGTCCGGCGGCGACGTGACCGCCGAGGAGGCCGAACGGCTGCTCGCGGCAACCGGAGCGGATCTCACGGCGACGATCGCCGCGGCCGACCATCTGCGCCGTCAGACCGTCGGCGAGGTCGTCACCTACGTCGTCAACCGCAACATCAACTTCACGAACGTCTGCATCAAGGGCTGCGGCTTCTGCGCGTTCAGCCGGGACTACCGGGAGGAGGAAGGCTACTTCCTCCCCGAGGAAGAGATCCTGCGGCGCGCGCGCGAGGCGTGGGAACTCGGGGCGACCGAGGTGTGCGTCCAGGCCGGGCTGGCCCCGAAGATGGACGGCGACCTCTACATCGACCTCGCGCGGCGGATCAAGGCCGCGCTGCCGGAGATGCACATCCACGGCTTCTCGCCTGAAGAGGTGCTGTACGGCTCCGTGCGCTCCGGCCGGTCGATCCGCGAGTACCTCGTTGCGCTGCGCGACGCGGGCGTGGGGAGCCTGCCGGGCACGGCGGCGGAGATCCTGGACGACGAGGTGCGCAACCGCATCGCGCCCGGGCGGATCCGCACGGCGCAGTGGATCGAGGTGATCCGCACCGCGCACGAGCTCGGCATTCCGACGACGTCCACGATGATGTTCGGCCATGTTGAGACGGCAGGCGATCAGGCCCGGCACCTCGTGCTGCTGCGCGACCTGCAGCGCTCGTCCGGCGGCTTCACGGAGTTCGTGCCGCTCAGCTTCGTCCACACGGAGGCGCCGATGTGGAAACGCGGCCTCGTCCGGGGGCTGCGCCCGGGACCGACCGGTGTCGAGGTGTTCCGCGTGCACGCGGTCGCCCGGATCGTCCTCAACCGCGCGATCCCGAACCTGCAGGTGTCCTGGGTCAAGGAAGGGCCCCGCGTGGCGCAGTTGCTGCTCGGCGCCGGGGCAAACGACCTCGGCGGCACGCTTATCAACGAGAGCATCTCCACCGCGGCCGGCGCCGGGTACGGCCAGCTGATCTCGCCGCGCGAGATGCGCCGGCTCGTCCGCGAGGCCGGCCGAGTCCCCGCGGAGCGCCTGACCACGTACAAGATCCACCGGCTGTTCGACGCGGCCGACGACGAGGCGCCCGACCCGCTCGACCTGGCGGCGGCCGACCCGACACGCTTCGGCAGCTACCGGCAGCTGATCAAGATGGACACGTTCCGCTACCGGCATCCGCACCGGGCGGGCGTCGAGCCGCGGGAGACCGTCCCGTAG
- a CDS encoding DSD1 family PLP-dependent enzyme: MTLQTWAIGRPKTDLDTPALLVDLPTMQRNLDRMARYMRDAGVGWRPHTKAIKTPAIAHMLLRAGAHGVTCAKLGEAEVMAAGGIRDILIANQVVGDQKIARLVNLLPHADVIVAVDSEVNVRALDAASREKGVRLRVLIEVNTGMNRAGVEPGDPVVRLARTIHGCEGLRFAGVMGWEAHAIRITDPAEKRRAIEQAVGLLADSAERCRRADLPVDIVSCGGTGTYMITARVPGITEIQAGGGIFGDVLYRTRMGVDHEYALTVLATVTSRPTPTRVICDAGKKTMSSDAAPPEPIGLAHVTSVALSAEHAKLELSEPDASLRVGDKLEFVVGYSDTTVCLHDELYGVRDGRVEIVWPLLGRGKLR; the protein is encoded by the coding sequence ATGACACTCCAGACATGGGCGATCGGACGCCCCAAGACGGACCTCGACACCCCCGCCCTGCTCGTGGACTTGCCCACGATGCAGCGGAACCTGGACCGGATGGCCCGCTACATGCGCGACGCCGGGGTCGGGTGGCGACCGCACACGAAGGCGATCAAGACGCCGGCGATCGCGCACATGCTGCTGCGCGCCGGCGCCCACGGGGTCACCTGTGCGAAGCTCGGCGAGGCCGAGGTGATGGCCGCGGGCGGGATCCGCGACATCCTCATCGCGAACCAGGTCGTCGGCGACCAGAAGATCGCGCGGCTCGTCAACCTGCTCCCGCACGCCGACGTGATCGTGGCCGTAGACAGCGAGGTCAACGTCCGCGCGCTGGACGCCGCATCACGCGAGAAGGGCGTGCGCCTGCGCGTGCTGATCGAGGTCAACACCGGCATGAACCGCGCCGGCGTGGAGCCGGGCGACCCGGTCGTCCGTCTCGCCCGGACGATCCACGGCTGCGAGGGGCTGCGCTTCGCAGGCGTGATGGGATGGGAGGCTCACGCGATCCGAATCACCGACCCCGCCGAGAAGCGGCGCGCGATCGAGCAGGCGGTGGGCCTGCTCGCCGACAGCGCCGAGCGCTGCCGGCGGGCGGACCTTCCGGTGGATATCGTCAGCTGCGGGGGCACCGGCACCTACATGATCACGGCTCGGGTGCCTGGGATCACCGAGATCCAGGCCGGCGGCGGCATCTTCGGCGACGTGCTGTACCGCACCCGGATGGGCGTCGATCACGAGTACGCGCTCACGGTACTCGCGACCGTCACGAGCCGGCCGACGCCGACCCGGGTCATCTGCGACGCCGGCAAGAAGACGATGAGCAGCGACGCGGCGCCGCCCGAGCCGATCGGGCTCGCGCACGTGACGTCCGTGGCGCTGTCGGCCGAGCACGCCAAGCTGGAGCTCAGCGAGCCCGACGCGTCGCTGCGGGTCGGGGACAAGCTCGAGTTCGTGGTCGGCTACTCCGACACCACCGTGTGCCTCCACGACGAGCTGTACGGCGTGCGGGACGGCCGGGTCGAGATCGTCTGGCCGCTGCTGGGACGGGGCAAGTTGCGCTAA
- a CDS encoding SDR family oxidoreductase, with amino-acid sequence MAAPTIGPARGKTGAAVPAGDRVAVVTGANRGIGWAIARGLAGLGLTVYVTARDPDAAATVVANTRATELRLIPHQLDVTDDRSVAALRDDIESQHGRLDALVNNAGAYYDLGQRAGEADLAIARAALDVNLLGAWRMCVAFVPLMRRGRYGRIVNVSSGAGSFVDPDPDAPAYSVSKAALNMLTVKLASDLSGTGILVNAACPGWVRTTMGGPCAPRAPEQGADTPIWLATLPPDGPTGGFFRDRRPIS; translated from the coding sequence ATGGCTGCTCCGACAATCGGTCCCGCCCGAGGGAAGACTGGCGCGGCCGTGCCCGCCGGCGATCGGGTCGCGGTCGTTACCGGTGCCAACCGGGGGATCGGCTGGGCGATCGCGCGCGGGCTCGCCGGCCTGGGTCTCACCGTCTACGTCACGGCGCGCGACCCGGATGCGGCCGCCACGGTCGTCGCAAACACGCGCGCCACGGAGCTGCGGTTGATCCCGCACCAGCTCGACGTCACGGACGACCGGTCGGTGGCGGCGCTGCGGGACGACATCGAGTCGCAGCATGGGCGCCTGGACGCCCTCGTCAACAACGCCGGCGCCTACTACGACCTGGGCCAGCGCGCGGGCGAGGCGGACTTGGCGATCGCGCGGGCGGCGCTCGACGTCAATCTGCTCGGAGCGTGGCGCATGTGCGTGGCGTTCGTGCCGCTGATGCGGCGCGGGCGCTACGGACGGATCGTGAACGTCTCGAGCGGCGCGGGGAGCTTCGTGGATCCCGACCCGGACGCCCCGGCCTACAGCGTCTCGAAGGCGGCGCTCAACATGCTGACGGTCAAGCTCGCATCCGACCTAAGCGGGACGGGCATCCTCGTCAACGCCGCGTGCCCAGGCTGGGTGCGGACCACGATGGGAGGCCCCTGCGCGCCGCGTGCTCCCGAGCAGGGTGCCGACACGCCGATCTGGCTCGCCACGCTTCCGCCGGACGGCCCGACGGGCGGCTTTTTCCGGGACCGGCGCCCGATCTCCTAG
- a CDS encoding SDR family NAD(P)-dependent oxidoreductase: MSSSGTRPRALVTGASAGIGEAYAGRLAREGYDLVLVARRRERLEQLAERLHREAHAHAEVLAADLADAGALARVEARVAGDESLALLVNNAGFGGYRPFAQVEPEVIDGLINVHIRAVARLTRAALPGLIRRGTGGVINIASLLAFSGSMPPRPLPHRATYAGAKAFIVTFTQALGGEIAGTGVRVQVCLPGVVATEFHTVQGMDFSQRPRMTADDVAAASLAAFARGEVTCIPGLDDASLLDRLAELQGAIFGSANKPTLATRYQPGTA, translated from the coding sequence ATGTCGAGTTCTGGCACCCGGCCGCGCGCCCTGGTCACCGGAGCATCGGCCGGCATCGGAGAGGCGTACGCCGGGCGATTAGCGCGCGAGGGGTACGATCTGGTCCTGGTCGCGCGGCGGCGCGAGCGGCTGGAGCAGTTGGCCGAGCGGTTGCACAGGGAGGCGCACGCGCACGCCGAGGTGCTCGCGGCCGACCTCGCCGACGCGGGCGCGCTCGCCCGCGTCGAAGCGCGGGTTGCCGGCGACGAGTCTCTCGCTCTGTTGGTGAACAACGCCGGCTTCGGCGGGTACCGCCCGTTCGCGCAGGTCGAGCCGGAGGTCATCGACGGCCTGATCAACGTCCATATCCGCGCCGTCGCCCGCCTCACCCGCGCGGCGCTCCCCGGCCTGATCCGTCGCGGCACAGGTGGCGTCATCAACATCGCCTCCCTGCTTGCGTTCAGCGGCTCGATGCCGCCGAGGCCGCTGCCTCACCGCGCCACCTACGCCGGGGCGAAGGCGTTCATCGTGACGTTCACGCAGGCGCTCGGGGGCGAGATCGCCGGCACCGGCGTCCGCGTGCAGGTGTGCCTCCCCGGCGTTGTGGCGACGGAGTTCCACACAGTGCAGGGCATGGACTTCAGCCAGCGGCCGCGGATGACGGCGGACGACGTGGCCGCCGCGTCGCTCGCCGCGTTCGCGCGGGGCGAGGTCACGTGCATCCCCGGGCTTGATGATGCGTCGCTGCTCGACCGGCTGGCGGAGTTGCAGGGCGCGATCTTCGGAAGCGCCAACAAGCCGACGCTCGCCACGCGGTATCAGCCAGGCACGGCCTGA
- a CDS encoding isoprenylcysteine carboxylmethyltransferase family protein: MGKPDTAGVVAPPPLIYLAAVVVGLALRRLAPAPVLPRPLAYELGVAVIVIAVALALWGVREMRRAGTSESTAVPTRALVTTGPFRLSRNPLYVSLTLCYLGIMLAAQALWGLALVVVVLFVMRRGVIDREERYMSRRFGDAYLRYRKQVRRWM; encoded by the coding sequence ATGGGGAAGCCAGATACCGCGGGTGTCGTCGCTCCACCGCCCTTGATCTATCTTGCGGCTGTCGTCGTGGGGTTGGCGCTCCGGCGGCTGGCTCCGGCGCCGGTCCTCCCGCGTCCCCTCGCCTACGAGCTCGGCGTCGCCGTCATCGTGATCGCCGTGGCGCTCGCGTTGTGGGGCGTGCGTGAGATGCGCCGCGCCGGCACGTCCGAGAGTACGGCGGTTCCGACGCGCGCGCTCGTGACGACGGGCCCCTTCCGTCTCAGCCGCAATCCCTTGTACGTGTCGCTGACGCTCTGTTATCTCGGCATCATGCTCGCCGCCCAGGCGCTGTGGGGGCTGGCGTTGGTGGTCGTCGTGCTCTTCGTGATGCGGCGCGGCGTGATCGACCGCGAGGAACGCTACATGTCGCGGAGGTTCGGCGACGCGTATCTCCGGTACAGGAAACAGGTACGGCGCTGGATGTAG
- a CDS encoding gamma carbonic anhydrase family protein, with protein sequence MQIEHRGRRPSVDSTAWVAPTAVLSGAVTIGPRVRILHGAVLTAEGGAELFVGAESVIMEQAVLRAAGRFPLRLGEQVLVGPHAYLTGCTVGPRCFIATGAMVFNGASLGETCVVALDGKVHIDTELPAGARVPIGYLAFGRPARLYNPVQSPEVHEELNKTNFMRYVFGVDPEGRDRSAIMAEALTKYARALGAHSGDRVLTSDE encoded by the coding sequence ATGCAGATTGAACACCGGGGGCGTCGTCCGAGCGTGGACTCGACGGCGTGGGTCGCTCCGACGGCCGTGCTGTCCGGCGCGGTCACGATAGGCCCGCGTGTCCGCATCTTGCACGGCGCGGTCTTGACGGCGGAGGGCGGCGCGGAGTTGTTCGTCGGCGCCGAGTCCGTGATCATGGAACAGGCCGTGCTTCGGGCGGCCGGGCGGTTTCCTCTCCGCCTCGGTGAGCAGGTCCTCGTCGGCCCCCATGCGTACCTCACCGGGTGCACCGTCGGACCACGCTGCTTCATCGCAACCGGTGCCATGGTGTTCAACGGCGCATCGCTTGGCGAGACGTGCGTCGTCGCGCTGGATGGCAAGGTGCACATCGACACAGAGCTCCCGGCGGGCGCACGCGTTCCCATTGGATATCTCGCGTTCGGGCGACCGGCGAGGCTCTACAATCCGGTGCAGTCCCCTGAGGTCCACGAAGAGCTCAACAAGACCAACTTCATGCGCTACGTGTTCGGTGTCGATCCCGAGGGAAGGGACCGGTCCGCGATCATGGCGGAGGCACTGACGAAGTACGCGCGCGCCCTCGGAGCCCATTCCGGCGACAGGGTGCTCACGAGCGATGAATAG
- a CDS encoding hydantoinase B/oxoprolinase family protein yields the protein MPPQSVLLEILKNRFQSIANEMAYNLLRTGHTVFIKETADFGTGIATPEGELFAAPINLGVSVMIGMWCGRAFSAIPEYQEGDVCISNDPYLTGGLSTHLCDVFIWKPIFAEGRLCCFAMGFIHSSDVGGKVPGSISPSCYDIWQEGLRIPPLKLYARGELNEGLLRLLLLNSRIPDQNWGDLKALIGSVNTAERRMHALFTRYGADAAMRGGRALLDYAEGQARRLIEQLPDGDYAFGDLLEGDVVPGGHPIRLELTLRVRGSEIVLDFTGTDPQVRAALNLPTFSQTGHYMIVPGVVNYLRTKDPNLPYNSGLVRPLHIVAPEGSLVNPRTNAACGVRAATMRRAWEVSMGPLSRLDPAYIPAAGGGMSAPVLIACADPDTGDLKVNVAQPLSGGSGARASKDGIEGAEFSSFIRNIPIEVLETEMPVEVLRYALREDSAGAGAHRGGNGLEFTFRCLAPHTILTARGLERFHFRPWGLRGGRAGTPGMAILNPGTPEERNVGKVDVLEMEAGDVIQFLTQGGGGHGSPLARDPDAVAEDVRNQLVTPETARRVYGVVLDAGGHPDLDVTARRRNEVRGAMPEREFDFGPERDAYDAVWTGAVREALEAGLRDAPAAFQGLIRLKAMDEITVRAGGVTPSPEDVARVVATVKQRFVWPE from the coding sequence ATGCCGCCGCAGAGCGTGCTCTTGGAGATCCTCAAGAACCGGTTTCAGAGCATCGCCAACGAGATGGCGTACAACCTGCTCCGCACCGGGCACACGGTGTTCATCAAGGAGACCGCGGATTTCGGCACCGGGATCGCCACGCCGGAGGGCGAGCTGTTCGCCGCCCCGATCAACCTGGGCGTGAGCGTGATGATCGGCATGTGGTGCGGTCGCGCGTTCTCGGCGATTCCGGAGTATCAGGAGGGCGATGTCTGCATCTCCAACGACCCCTACCTGACCGGGGGGCTGTCCACGCACTTGTGCGACGTCTTCATCTGGAAGCCGATCTTCGCCGAGGGCCGCCTGTGCTGTTTTGCGATGGGGTTCATTCACTCATCCGACGTGGGCGGCAAGGTGCCCGGGAGCATCTCGCCCTCCTGCTACGATATCTGGCAGGAGGGACTTCGGATCCCGCCGCTCAAGCTGTACGCCCGCGGCGAGCTGAACGAGGGGCTCCTCCGGTTGCTGCTCTTGAACTCCCGCATCCCCGATCAGAACTGGGGCGACCTCAAGGCGCTGATCGGCTCCGTCAACACCGCGGAACGCCGGATGCACGCGCTGTTTACCCGGTACGGCGCGGACGCGGCGATGCGCGGCGGCAGGGCGCTGCTCGACTACGCCGAAGGGCAGGCGCGCCGCCTGATCGAGCAGCTGCCAGACGGCGACTACGCCTTTGGCGACCTCCTCGAGGGCGACGTCGTGCCGGGCGGGCATCCGATTCGCCTCGAGCTCACCCTGCGCGTGCGCGGCAGCGAGATCGTCCTCGATTTCACGGGCACCGATCCGCAGGTGCGGGCGGCCCTGAACCTGCCGACGTTCAGCCAGACCGGGCACTACATGATCGTGCCGGGTGTCGTCAACTATTTGCGTACGAAGGATCCGAATCTGCCGTACAACAGCGGGCTCGTGCGGCCCCTCCACATCGTGGCCCCCGAGGGGTCGCTCGTGAATCCCCGCACGAACGCGGCGTGCGGGGTTCGCGCCGCCACGATGCGGCGTGCGTGGGAAGTCAGCATGGGGCCGCTCAGCCGTCTCGATCCCGCGTACATTCCGGCGGCAGGCGGCGGGATGTCGGCGCCCGTGTTGATCGCCTGCGCGGACCCGGACACCGGCGACCTCAAGGTGAACGTGGCGCAGCCGCTCTCGGGCGGCTCGGGAGCCCGCGCATCCAAGGACGGGATCGAAGGGGCGGAGTTCTCCTCGTTCATCCGGAACATCCCGATCGAGGTGCTGGAGACCGAGATGCCAGTAGAGGTTCTGCGGTACGCGCTGCGTGAAGATTCCGCAGGCGCCGGAGCGCACCGCGGCGGGAACGGGCTCGAATTCACCTTCCGCTGCCTGGCCCCGCACACGATTCTGACGGCGCGGGGTCTTGAGCGCTTCCACTTCCGCCCGTGGGGTCTTCGCGGCGGTCGCGCCGGGACTCCCGGCATGGCGATCCTCAACCCTGGCACCCCCGAGGAACGGAACGTCGGGAAGGTCGACGTGCTCGAGATGGAAGCGGGGGACGTCATCCAGTTCCTCACGCAGGGCGGCGGTGGCCACGGATCCCCGCTAGCCCGTGATCCTGACGCGGTGGCGGAGGATGTCCGCAATCAACTTGTCACACCCGAGACGGCGCGTCGCGTGTACGGGGTCGTGCTCGACGCCGGCGGACACCCCGACCTCGACGTGACGGCCCGACGGCGGAACGAGGTGCGCGGGGCGATGCCCGAGCGCGAATTCGACTTCGGTCCAGAGCGGGATGCGTACGACGCGGTCTGGACCGGCGCCGTGCGCGAAGCGCTGGAGGCAGGACTGCGCGATGCTCCCGCGGCGTTTCAGGGTCTCATCCGGCTCAAGGCGATGGACGAGATCACGGTGCGCGCCGGCGGCGTCACACCGAGCCCGGAGGACGTCGCGCGGGTGGTGGCTACCGTGAAGCAGCGCTTCGTCTGGCCGGAGTAA
- a CDS encoding hydantoinase/oxoprolinase family protein, with amino-acid sequence MAHYRLGIDIGGTFTDFSLMDDAGAVVSLKTPSVPSDPAGAVWNGLQKLVEKTSMDPREIAYLVHGTTLGVNTLIERTGARTALLVTRGFRDVLIIARQRVPNPNDYMTAKPAPLVPRHWVVEVDERIAATGREVRPLPIAAVEEAGRRLVDEGVEAVAISFLHAHRNPSHEAAAAACLRRNFPGLYVCASHEVWPEQREYERTSMTVINAYLGIRLRQYFTNLRARMETLSPRTTLLTTKSNGGAMSVESAYHSPVETLLSGPASGVMGALQIARQAGWSKVVALDMGGTSADVSVIDGDIAYGTENAVGDFPVIIPAVDVSSIGAGGGSIAWCDSAGVLKVGPMSAGADPGPACYGRGGRRPTVTDAYVTLGIIDPAQFLGGTMPLRRDLAVDSVATLGATLEMEPEAAAESILQVATSNMYAQFMPLMTRRGVDPQDFALLAYGGAGATHAFLIAREVGITRVLVPPSPGTLCALGSLLADLRRDFVRTIYAPLGVASAQLADLFAGLKSAATAWVTGEGVELARIDYAYAADLRYKGQSFELTVAVPDGGFGPNAGDALADRFHRQHEYVYGHADPATPIEFINARLTVIGVPARPALRGAADGRPPAVARPCGTRSIFFEAGRVPAAVYARAALRPGDTLDGPAIIEQYDTTTFVPPGFAVRVDQWENLIGEAR; translated from the coding sequence GTGGCGCACTATCGGCTGGGCATCGATATCGGAGGCACCTTCACCGACTTCTCGTTGATGGACGACGCCGGCGCGGTCGTGTCGCTGAAGACACCCTCCGTGCCATCGGATCCGGCGGGGGCCGTCTGGAACGGCCTGCAGAAGCTGGTCGAGAAGACGTCCATGGACCCCCGCGAGATCGCGTATCTCGTGCACGGCACGACGCTCGGCGTGAACACGCTCATCGAACGCACCGGAGCGCGCACAGCCCTGCTCGTGACGCGCGGGTTCCGCGACGTGCTGATCATCGCGCGCCAGCGGGTGCCGAATCCGAACGACTACATGACCGCCAAGCCGGCGCCGCTGGTGCCGCGGCACTGGGTGGTGGAAGTCGACGAGCGCATCGCCGCGACCGGGCGCGAGGTGCGGCCGCTCCCCATCGCCGCCGTGGAGGAGGCGGGCCGCCGGCTGGTCGACGAGGGGGTGGAGGCGGTCGCGATCTCGTTCCTGCACGCCCACCGGAATCCGTCGCACGAAGCCGCCGCCGCGGCGTGCCTGCGTCGGAACTTCCCCGGCCTCTACGTGTGCGCCTCGCACGAGGTGTGGCCGGAGCAACGGGAGTACGAACGGACGTCGATGACCGTGATCAACGCGTATCTCGGCATCCGGTTGCGCCAGTATTTCACGAACCTGCGCGCCCGGATGGAGACGCTGAGTCCCCGTACAACGCTGTTGACGACCAAATCCAACGGGGGCGCAATGAGCGTCGAGAGCGCCTACCACTCACCGGTCGAGACCCTGCTCTCCGGCCCAGCCTCGGGCGTCATGGGGGCGCTCCAGATCGCACGCCAGGCCGGGTGGTCGAAGGTCGTCGCACTCGATATGGGCGGCACCAGCGCCGACGTCAGCGTGATCGACGGCGACATCGCGTACGGCACGGAGAACGCGGTCGGCGACTTCCCCGTCATCATTCCCGCGGTGGACGTGTCGTCGATTGGGGCGGGCGGCGGGTCGATCGCCTGGTGTGACTCCGCCGGCGTGCTGAAGGTCGGACCCATGAGCGCCGGCGCGGATCCGGGCCCGGCGTGCTACGGTCGAGGGGGGCGCCGCCCCACGGTCACGGACGCCTATGTGACGCTCGGGATCATCGATCCCGCGCAGTTCCTGGGCGGGACGATGCCGCTCCGCCGCGACCTGGCGGTGGACTCGGTGGCGACGCTCGGCGCCACGCTGGAGATGGAGCCGGAGGCGGCGGCGGAGAGCATCCTGCAGGTCGCGACGTCGAACATGTATGCGCAGTTCATGCCGCTGATGACGCGCCGGGGCGTCGATCCTCAGGACTTCGCGCTGCTCGCGTACGGAGGGGCCGGCGCGACCCACGCGTTCTTGATCGCGCGCGAGGTCGGCATCACGCGGGTCCTCGTGCCCCCGAGCCCCGGCACGCTCTGCGCGCTCGGTTCGCTTCTGGCCGACCTCCGGCGCGACTTCGTGCGGACGATCTACGCCCCGTTGGGCGTGGCCTCCGCGCAACTCGCGGACTTGTTTGCCGGCCTGAAGTCGGCCGCGACCGCGTGGGTGACCGGGGAGGGCGTGGAGCTGGCGCGGATCGACTACGCGTACGCGGCGGACCTGCGCTACAAGGGGCAGTCGTTCGAATTGACGGTGGCGGTGCCCGACGGCGGGTTCGGTCCGAACGCGGGCGACGCGCTGGCGGATCGGTTCCACCGGCAGCACGAGTACGTCTACGGGCACGCGGACCCGGCCACCCCGATCGAGTTCATCAACGCGCGCCTCACGGTGATCGGCGTGCCCGCGAGGCCCGCGCTGCGCGGTGCCGCGGACGGCCGACCTCCGGCGGTGGCCCGCCCGTGCGGCACACGGTCGATCTTCTTCGAGGCCGGACGCGTGCCGGCGGCCGTGTACGCGCGCGCGGCGCTCCGCCCCGGGGACACGCTCGACGGTCCCGCAATCATCGAGCAATACGACACCACGACGTTCGTCCCGCCCGGCTTCGCGGTGCGCGTCGATCAGTGGGAGAACCTGATCGGGGAGGCGCGGTGA